A window of the Pirellulales bacterium genome harbors these coding sequences:
- the ureC gene encoding urease subunit alpha: MPYKIKRSHYAEIYGPTTGDKIRLGDTQLWLEVERDAAVYGDECKFGGGKVLRDGMGQAAGTSQADALDCVITNALIVDYTGIIKADVGIKNGRIVGIGKAGNPDMMDGVDPGMIVGVTTEAISGEGLILTAGGIDTHVHYICPQQAYDALASGLTTLVGGGTGPATGTCATTCTPGAFHIRMMLQATDGLPMNFGFLGKGNTAKPEGLVEQLVGGAVGFKLHEDWGTTPATIDCCLSVAEQHDVQVAIHTDTLNESGFVEASIAAFKGRTIHTYHSEGAGGGHAPDILRVCGEPNVLPSSTNPTRPYTVNTLDEHLDMLMVCHHLDKNLPEDVAFAESRIRGETIAAEDILHDLGAISIISSDAQAMGRIGEVITRTWQTADKMRRQRGRLPDETGDNDNLRIRRFIAKYTINPAIAHGMSHLIGSVEVGKLADLVLWRPAFFGAKPEMVIKGGVIAWSQMGDANASIPTPQPVLMRPMFGSFAQAVGPISIAFVSQACVDAGTAKEYGLRKRIEPVRNCRNIGKRDMKLNDLAPAITVDPETYLVTADGEALVCEPADELPLAQRYFLF; encoded by the coding sequence ATGCCCTACAAAATCAAGCGTTCTCACTACGCCGAAATCTACGGCCCGACGACCGGCGATAAAATCCGCCTCGGCGACACGCAGCTATGGCTCGAGGTCGAGCGCGATGCCGCCGTGTATGGCGATGAATGCAAATTCGGCGGCGGCAAAGTGCTCCGCGACGGCATGGGCCAGGCTGCCGGCACGAGCCAAGCCGACGCTCTCGATTGCGTGATTACCAACGCCCTGATCGTCGACTACACGGGCATCATCAAAGCCGACGTGGGAATCAAAAATGGGCGGATCGTCGGCATCGGCAAGGCCGGCAATCCCGACATGATGGACGGCGTCGATCCGGGCATGATTGTCGGCGTGACCACTGAAGCGATCTCCGGCGAAGGCCTGATTCTCACCGCGGGCGGCATCGACACGCACGTTCACTACATCTGCCCCCAGCAGGCTTATGACGCGCTCGCCAGCGGCCTGACCACGCTCGTCGGCGGCGGCACCGGCCCCGCCACCGGCACCTGTGCCACCACCTGCACCCCCGGCGCTTTTCACATTCGGATGATGCTTCAAGCGACTGATGGCTTGCCGATGAATTTCGGCTTCCTGGGAAAAGGCAACACCGCCAAGCCGGAGGGATTGGTCGAACAATTGGTCGGCGGCGCGGTCGGTTTCAAGCTGCACGAAGATTGGGGAACCACTCCCGCTACCATCGATTGCTGCCTGTCGGTCGCCGAGCAACACGACGTGCAGGTGGCAATCCACACCGACACGCTCAACGAATCGGGCTTTGTCGAGGCATCGATCGCCGCGTTCAAAGGCCGCACGATCCACACGTATCATTCCGAAGGGGCCGGCGGCGGCCATGCGCCCGATATTCTCCGCGTGTGCGGCGAGCCGAACGTGTTGCCGAGTTCCACCAATCCGACCAGGCCCTACACGGTCAACACGCTCGACGAGCATCTGGATATGCTCATGGTCTGCCATCACCTCGACAAGAATCTGCCCGAGGACGTGGCATTCGCCGAAAGCCGCATCCGCGGCGAAACGATCGCCGCCGAAGACATCTTGCACGATCTGGGGGCGATCAGCATCATCAGCTCCGACGCCCAGGCGATGGGCCGCATCGGCGAGGTGATCACCCGCACCTGGCAAACGGCCGACAAAATGCGCCGCCAGCGCGGCCGGCTCCCCGACGAAACGGGCGACAACGACAATCTCCGCATCCGCCGCTTCATCGCCAAATACACGATCAACCCGGCCATTGCCCACGGCATGAGCCATCTGATCGGCTCGGTCGAAGTGGGCAAGCTGGCCGACCTGGTGCTCTGGCGGCCGGCGTTTTTCGGTGCCAAGCCCGAGATGGTGATCAAGGGGGGCGTAATCGCGTGGTCGCAGATGGGCGACGCCAATGCCTCGATCCCCACGCCGCAGCCGGTGCTCATGCGGCCGATGTTCGGCAGCTTTGCCCAGGCCGTCGGCCCGATTTCGATTGCCTTCGTCAGCCAGGCCTGTGTCGACGCCGGCACTGCGAAAGAATACGGCTTGCGGAAGCGAATCGAACCGGTCCGCAATTGCCGCAACATCGGCAAGCGCGATATGAAGCTAAACGACCTCGCCCCGGCGATCACCGTCGATCCCGAAACCTACCTCGTCACCGCCGACGGCGAAGCCCTCGTCTGCGAACCGGCCGACGAACTCCCGTTGGCGCAGCGGTATTTTTTGTTCTGA
- a CDS encoding urease accessory protein UreD has protein sequence MIGRFDSLRPGEGILHLSRVAGRTAIVRAAATSPLKLLMPRRPGPAAWIYTSTYGGGLVAGDDIGLRIRLGSQTICVIGTQSTTKVYKSSHNRVCRQTLAATVDDGALLVVAPDPVSCFDGANYEQRQRIELHRGGALVVVDWLTSGRRCRGEQWKMSRYASRLEVAVDGTPVLTDAWRLSPEDGPLESPFRMGRFHCAAALAIIGSPLAEAASRELADSARIPFAPDAPLIEAASPIPHGIVVRLLGETPELVGRRLIERLSFLASRLGESPWSRKW, from the coding sequence ATGATCGGACGCTTCGATTCGCTGCGGCCGGGGGAAGGGATTCTGCATCTGTCGCGCGTCGCCGGGCGGACGGCGATTGTGCGTGCGGCGGCAACCAGCCCCCTTAAATTGCTGATGCCGCGGCGCCCCGGCCCTGCCGCGTGGATCTACACGAGCACCTACGGCGGCGGCCTCGTGGCCGGCGACGACATCGGCCTTCGAATCCGGCTCGGCTCGCAAACCATCTGCGTCATTGGCACGCAATCGACGACGAAAGTTTACAAGAGCTCGCACAATCGCGTTTGCCGCCAAACGCTGGCCGCGACGGTCGATGATGGCGCCCTATTGGTCGTCGCCCCCGATCCGGTGAGTTGCTTCGACGGCGCCAATTACGAACAGCGGCAGCGGATCGAATTGCACCGCGGCGGGGCGCTGGTGGTCGTCGATTGGCTCACCAGCGGCCGGCGCTGCCGCGGCGAACAGTGGAAGATGAGCCGCTACGCCAGCCGGCTTGAAGTGGCCGTCGATGGAACTCCGGTGCTGACGGACGCCTGGCGGCTTTCGCCAGAGGATGGGCCGCTGGAATCGCCGTTTCGCATGGGCCGATTTCATTGTGCCGCGGCGTTGGCAATCATCGGCTCGCCATTGGCCGAGGCGGCAAGCCGAGAGCTGGCCGATTCGGCCCGAATTCCCTTTGCCCCCGACGCCCCGCTCATCGAAGCCGCCAGCCCGATCCCGCATGGCATCGTCGTGCGGCTATTGGGGGAAACACCTGAACTGGTTGGCCGCCGGCTCATCGAAAGGTTATCCTTTTTAGCGAGCCGGCTGGGCGAAAGCCCCTGGTCAAGAAAGTGGTAG
- the gatC gene encoding Asp-tRNA(Asn)/Glu-tRNA(Gln) amidotransferase subunit GatC: MSLSRADVEKVALLGRLRLTPQELDTMTAQLGAVVAYVEQLSELNTDDVEPMAHAVELTNVFRPDELQPSLDRSAALANAPHHDDEYYLVPAVLGE, encoded by the coding sequence ATGAGCCTTAGCCGCGCGGATGTCGAAAAGGTGGCCCTGCTGGGCCGGCTCCGCCTCACCCCGCAAGAGCTCGACACGATGACGGCCCAGTTGGGCGCGGTCGTGGCCTATGTCGAGCAGCTTTCGGAATTGAACACCGACGATGTCGAGCCGATGGCCCATGCCGTCGAATTGACCAACGTCTTCCGCCCCGACGAACTCCAGCCGAGCCTCGATCGCAGCGCCGCCCTTGCCAACGCCCCGCACCACGACGATGAATACTATCTGGTTCCGGCGGTGCTTGGCGAGTGA
- the rpmB gene encoding 50S ribosomal protein L28, translated as MARVCEICGKGHAMGNSVTIRGKAKYLGGVGTKVTGIARRKFKPNLQRIRVTVGRGTNTTKLVCTQCIRSGGVAKLVRRAPFKLSAAEASTKATS; from the coding sequence ATGGCTCGAGTTTGCGAAATTTGTGGCAAGGGACACGCGATGGGGAATTCCGTTACCATTCGCGGCAAGGCCAAGTATCTCGGCGGAGTCGGCACGAAGGTGACCGGCATCGCCCGGCGGAAATTCAAGCCGAATTTGCAACGGATCCGCGTCACCGTGGGTCGCGGCACCAACACGACCAAGCTCGTTTGCACGCAATGCATCCGCAGCGGCGGCGTGGCCAAGCTCGTGCGCCGGGCACCGTTCAAGCTTTCGGCTGCAGAAGCGTCGACAAAGGCCACCAGCTAA
- the urtC gene encoding urea ABC transporter permease subunit UrtC → MSKAPSTAERLSRRFDLSPGNIAFWVFMVVAFFGVPALYHHDLLDASQVSLFGKFVALAIVAISLDLVWGYTGVLCLCQSLFFTLGGYGMGMYLAMHGPLDNGNIPRALFVVSSQVSGMTLPWFWYPFSSLPLAILLALMVPGFVALIVGYFGFASRVRGVYFAILTQALTLAAYKVFCLNNMLLCGTNGLTNFVTLAGHDLRDNNVKVGLFQTTVIVFIAVYLLCKYIVSSRMGRVLIAIRDNESRLRFSGYRPHYYKVFVFTLSAMLAGVGGMLYTPQNGIITPSNMAVAPSIAVAIWVAVGGRGTLRGAAFGALIVLWIENFLTTRCPNFWPFVDGGLFIAAALWFPAGMLNVLGGLFLGWIMAMPPVWQEKFWEDDPTALQWTSPSALAYWGYWLVWLAAGVFMIWLARNPDRLYQWLGKLWRSAAGPKSAIPALAPAVSPAAVSLAAEESGLPVSPMVGEGSAVGVVGAHDSTENGSATAGAPPPHEGDTLQQRLSRIALMTRRQPTNLPNGDLLKVEAVKVLFDGFKALDVDAFSLGFYELRVVIGPNGAGKTTLCDVISGKTRATEGSITFAGRGVTNMAEAEIARLGVGRKFQTPTVFDSLSVYQNMELALPGRQGLLSNLFTRETAAEREKIFTILRRVRLAEHADRQVKYLSHGQRQWLEISMLILSGPMLLLVDEPAAGLTDEETVLTAELLLELQEEHSIIVIEHDMDFVRLLGSRVTVLNEGQVMAFGTMDQVQADPKVIEAYLGR, encoded by the coding sequence ATGTCTAAGGCTCCTTCCACTGCCGAACGATTGTCGCGCCGATTCGACCTTTCGCCGGGCAACATCGCGTTTTGGGTGTTCATGGTCGTGGCGTTTTTCGGCGTGCCGGCCCTATACCACCACGACTTGCTCGACGCTTCGCAAGTGAGCCTGTTCGGAAAATTCGTAGCGCTGGCGATTGTCGCCATCAGCCTGGATTTGGTGTGGGGCTACACCGGAGTGCTTTGCCTCTGCCAGTCGCTCTTTTTCACGCTTGGCGGATACGGAATGGGCATGTATCTGGCAATGCATGGCCCGTTGGACAACGGCAATATTCCCCGCGCGCTGTTCGTCGTGTCGTCGCAAGTGTCGGGAATGACATTGCCATGGTTTTGGTATCCCTTCAGTTCGCTGCCACTAGCGATTCTTTTGGCGTTGATGGTGCCGGGCTTCGTGGCTCTGATCGTCGGCTATTTTGGTTTTGCCAGCCGCGTTCGCGGCGTGTATTTCGCGATCCTGACGCAAGCCCTCACGCTCGCGGCCTACAAGGTTTTCTGCCTGAACAACATGCTGCTCTGCGGCACGAACGGCCTGACGAACTTCGTCACGCTCGCCGGTCATGATTTGCGCGACAACAATGTGAAGGTCGGGCTGTTTCAGACGACTGTGATTGTGTTCATCGCGGTGTATTTGCTGTGCAAATACATCGTCAGCTCGCGGATGGGACGGGTGCTGATCGCAATTCGCGACAACGAATCGCGGTTGCGGTTTTCGGGCTATCGGCCACATTACTACAAAGTGTTCGTCTTCACGCTTTCGGCGATGTTGGCCGGCGTCGGCGGAATGCTCTATACGCCGCAAAACGGGATCATCACTCCCTCGAACATGGCCGTCGCCCCGTCGATTGCCGTGGCGATATGGGTGGCGGTGGGTGGCCGAGGCACCTTGCGCGGCGCGGCGTTCGGCGCGCTGATCGTGCTTTGGATCGAAAATTTTCTCACCACCCGCTGCCCGAACTTCTGGCCTTTCGTCGATGGCGGCCTGTTCATCGCGGCGGCCCTCTGGTTTCCTGCCGGAATGCTTAACGTGCTCGGCGGATTGTTTCTTGGCTGGATCATGGCGATGCCGCCGGTCTGGCAAGAAAAATTCTGGGAAGACGATCCGACGGCTCTCCAATGGACGAGCCCGAGTGCCTTGGCCTATTGGGGTTACTGGCTGGTGTGGCTCGCGGCCGGAGTTTTCATGATTTGGCTGGCCCGGAATCCCGACCGTTTGTATCAATGGCTCGGCAAGCTCTGGCGCTCGGCCGCCGGTCCTAAGTCGGCCATTCCAGCCCTAGCGCCGGCCGTGTCGCCGGCTGCGGTTTCATTGGCCGCCGAGGAAAGCGGATTGCCAGTTAGCCCAATGGTGGGCGAGGGTTCTGCGGTCGGAGTCGTTGGCGCTCACGACTCGACGGAGAACGGTTCGGCCACCGCCGGCGCTCCGCCGCCGCACGAGGGCGATACGCTCCAACAGCGATTGAGCCGCATCGCGCTCATGACACGCCGCCAGCCGACGAACCTCCCGAACGGCGATCTGCTGAAGGTTGAAGCCGTGAAAGTGCTTTTCGATGGCTTCAAGGCCCTCGATGTCGACGCATTCAGCCTCGGTTTCTACGAGTTGCGCGTCGTGATCGGGCCGAACGGCGCGGGAAAAACAACGCTGTGCGATGTGATCAGCGGCAAAACCCGCGCCACCGAAGGCAGCATTACATTCGCCGGCCGCGGCGTAACCAATATGGCCGAGGCCGAGATCGCCCGGCTAGGCGTCGGGCGAAAATTTCAAACACCCACGGTGTTCGACAGCCTGTCGGTCTATCAAAACATGGAGCTGGCTCTTCCAGGGCGGCAGGGCCTGCTCAGCAACTTGTTCACGCGCGAAACGGCCGCCGAGCGCGAAAAAATCTTTACCATCCTCCGCCGCGTGCGGCTGGCTGAACACGCCGATCGGCAGGTAAAGTATCTCAGTCACGGCCAGCGGCAATGGCTCGAAATCAGCATGCTGATCCTCTCCGGCCCGATGCTGCTGTTGGTCGATGAGCCGGCGGCCGGGCTGACGGATGAAGAAACCGTGCTCACTGCCGAACTGCTACTCGAGCTGCAAGAAGAACACAGCATCATCGTGATCGAGCACGATATGGATTTCGTCCGCCTGCTGGGCTCCCGCGTCACGGTGCTCAATGAAGGCCAAGTGATGGCGTTCGGCACGATGGACCAGGTGCAGGCGGACCCGAAAGTAATCGAAGCGTACCTGGGCCGGTAG
- the gatA gene encoding Asp-tRNA(Asn)/Glu-tRNA(Gln) amidotransferase subunit GatA, translating into MSLLHHTATQLLAQLESGEVSAVEATQAYLDQIKRREPEVKAFLRVDAEGALWQAADVDRRRKAKQPVGRLAGLPVAVKDLLCSKGELTTCASRMLEHFRPPYDATVVAKLRAADAVLIGRTNLDEFAMGGSTENSAFQQTHNPWDLERTPGGSSGGAAACVAADMAPLSIGTDTGGSIRQPAGLCGVTGLKPTYGRVSRFGLVAFASSLDQIGPLARTAEDAALLLEVIAGHDPRDATSIPSPVPAYSQTVGQPLEGLRLGLVREHFGPGLDAEVEAAVREAMRVYESLGAKVEEVSLPHGKYGVATYYVIAPCEASSNLARYDGIHYGYRTDESAMEAELDSERKQLIAAGDRARADNLDNPLVRLYRRSRAEGFGPEVKRRIMLGTYALSAGYYDAYYLKALKVRRLIRQDYDEAFRRVDLIAGPVTTSPAFKLGEKSNDPLGMYLVDLYTVSANLAGIGGIVFPCGFSSSGLPIGLQLQGPTLAEDRLFRAAHMFQTATDWHERRPDGRGEGRGARGE; encoded by the coding sequence ATGTCGCTCCTCCACCACACTGCCACGCAGCTATTGGCCCAGCTCGAATCGGGCGAGGTGTCGGCCGTCGAGGCGACGCAAGCCTATCTCGATCAGATCAAGCGGCGCGAACCGGAGGTCAAAGCCTTTCTCCGCGTCGATGCCGAAGGAGCGCTGTGGCAAGCGGCCGACGTCGATCGCCGTCGCAAGGCGAAGCAGCCGGTCGGCCGGTTGGCGGGCCTGCCCGTGGCGGTCAAGGATTTGCTTTGCTCGAAAGGCGAATTGACGACCTGTGCTTCGCGGATGCTCGAACATTTTCGGCCCCCGTATGACGCCACCGTGGTGGCCAAGCTGCGCGCCGCCGACGCGGTGCTGATCGGCCGAACGAATCTCGATGAATTCGCGATGGGGGGCTCGACCGAGAACTCGGCCTTTCAACAAACGCACAATCCTTGGGATCTCGAACGCACGCCGGGCGGCTCCAGCGGAGGGGCGGCCGCGTGCGTCGCCGCCGACATGGCCCCGCTTTCGATCGGCACCGACACCGGCGGCTCGATCCGCCAGCCCGCGGGATTGTGCGGCGTCACCGGATTGAAGCCCACGTACGGTCGCGTGAGCCGGTTCGGCCTGGTGGCATTCGCCAGCAGCTTGGATCAAATCGGACCGCTCGCGCGCACGGCCGAAGACGCAGCCCTGTTGCTCGAAGTGATCGCCGGGCACGATCCGCGCGACGCGACATCGATCCCTTCGCCGGTCCCCGCCTATTCGCAAACGGTCGGTCAGCCGCTCGAAGGCTTGCGGCTCGGCTTGGTGCGCGAGCATTTTGGCCCGGGGCTCGATGCCGAGGTGGAAGCGGCGGTTCGCGAAGCGATGCGAGTTTATGAATCGCTGGGGGCCAAGGTCGAAGAGGTGTCGCTGCCGCATGGCAAATACGGTGTGGCCACGTATTACGTCATCGCCCCTTGCGAGGCCTCGAGCAATCTGGCCCGCTACGACGGCATTCACTATGGCTATCGCACCGATGAATCGGCCATGGAGGCCGAACTCGATTCCGAGCGAAAGCAACTGATCGCTGCCGGAGATCGCGCCAGGGCGGACAACCTCGACAATCCGCTGGTGCGGCTCTATCGCCGCAGCCGGGCCGAGGGATTTGGGCCCGAGGTGAAGCGGCGTATCATGCTCGGCACCTACGCGCTTAGCGCCGGCTACTACGACGCGTATTATCTCAAAGCGCTCAAGGTGCGCCGGTTGATTCGGCAAGACTATGACGAAGCGTTTCGCCGTGTCGATCTGATCGCCGGGCCAGTGACCACGTCGCCGGCATTCAAGCTCGGCGAAAAATCGAACGATCCGCTGGGGATGTATCTGGTCGATCTGTACACCGTCAGTGCGAATTTGGCCGGCATCGGCGGAATCGTGTTCCCCTGCGGATTCAGCTCGAGCGGTTTGCCGATCGGTCTGCAATTGCAAGGCCCCACCTTGGCCGAAGACCGCCTCTTCCGCGCCGCCCACATGTTCCAAACGGCCACGGATTGGCACGAGCGGCGACCTGATGGGAGGGGCGAGGGGCGAGGGGCGAGGGGCGAGTAA
- a CDS encoding ATP-binding cassette domain-containing protein: protein MLTIDRLSFSYGAVQALREVKMTMADGRVTCIMGRNGVGKTTLLKNLMGILRPSSGKVEAGGMDLTWMSSHQHARAGMALVAQGRQIFPKLSVEENLRVGLSALEPPRGMFSKLAASLTSSNSGSDSLRPQSPNGKHREIPAMIYDLFPVLKTMGRRMGGDLSGGQQQQLAIARALVGQPKILLLDEPTEGIQPNIITQIGHVLHHLVDQMGMTVVLVEQYLDFVKEFGHQFYIMNRGRVVAEGPTTDLSPEIIRSHLSV from the coding sequence ATGTTGACGATTGACCGATTATCGTTTTCCTACGGCGCCGTGCAGGCGTTGCGCGAGGTGAAGATGACCATGGCCGATGGCCGGGTCACTTGCATCATGGGGCGCAACGGCGTCGGCAAAACGACGCTGCTGAAAAACCTGATGGGCATTCTTCGCCCGTCGTCGGGCAAGGTCGAAGCCGGCGGAATGGACCTCACCTGGATGTCGTCGCATCAGCATGCCCGAGCCGGAATGGCATTGGTGGCCCAGGGGCGGCAGATTTTTCCGAAGCTCTCGGTCGAGGAAAACCTTCGCGTCGGCCTCTCGGCGCTCGAACCGCCGCGCGGCATGTTCTCCAAATTGGCGGCCTCGCTGACGTCGAGCAATTCCGGCTCCGATAGCCTTCGCCCTCAATCGCCCAACGGCAAGCATCGCGAAATCCCCGCGATGATCTATGATCTATTTCCCGTCCTCAAGACGATGGGCCGCCGCATGGGAGGCGATCTCTCCGGCGGCCAACAACAACAACTTGCCATCGCAAGGGCCCTTGTCGGCCAACCGAAAATCCTGCTGTTGGACGAACCGACCGAAGGCATCCAGCCCAATATCATCACCCAGATCGGCCATGTGCTGCATCACTTGGTCGACCAAATGGGCATGACTGTGGTGCTGGTCGAACAGTATCTCGATTTCGTCAAGGAATTCGGACATCAGTTCTATATCATGAACCGCGGCCGCGTCGTGGCGGAAGGGCCGACGACCGACCTCAGCCCCGAAATCATCCGCAGCCATTTGAGCGTATAA
- a CDS encoding ferritin-like domain-containing protein, which translates to MPAFLSSRQWQDFFRSNTSHQLPLPWDMGAELSAAEARAIIRSLQAWQLGETSDGSHLMAAARRYAARIGDPEFPAVVELFIAEEQRHGELLGRFLDMQGSGRIGRNWGDSLFRLMRARLSSMEIWTTVVIAVETLAMIYYRAVLQATESQLLQTICRQILRDEVPHLQLQYERLAQIYATRGPILRRLTLRSQQILFFGTASAVWIAHRRALRAGRFPLRRFWRSAWKRMGVHWSRMGLIASPGPLSSRALNSPAKRRGTVPSQNEASAV; encoded by the coding sequence ATGCCCGCGTTCCTCTCTTCTCGCCAATGGCAAGACTTTTTCCGCAGCAATACGAGCCATCAACTTCCGCTCCCCTGGGACATGGGGGCCGAATTGTCGGCGGCCGAAGCTCGCGCAATTATCCGATCGCTGCAAGCCTGGCAACTGGGCGAAACGTCCGATGGCTCGCATTTGATGGCCGCGGCACGCCGCTATGCGGCCAGAATCGGCGACCCGGAATTTCCCGCCGTCGTCGAACTATTCATCGCCGAAGAGCAACGGCATGGCGAATTGTTGGGCCGATTTCTCGACATGCAGGGCTCCGGCCGGATCGGCCGCAATTGGGGCGACTCGCTGTTCCGGCTGATGCGCGCACGACTGTCGAGCATGGAGATTTGGACCACCGTGGTCATCGCCGTGGAAACGCTGGCGATGATTTATTATCGTGCGGTGCTCCAAGCAACCGAATCGCAATTGCTGCAGACGATTTGCCGCCAGATCCTTCGCGACGAAGTGCCGCATCTGCAATTGCAATACGAACGCTTGGCTCAAATCTATGCCACCCGTGGCCCGATCCTCCGCCGGCTCACGCTCCGTTCGCAGCAAATCTTGTTCTTCGGCACAGCGTCGGCCGTTTGGATTGCGCATCGTCGTGCACTGCGGGCCGGGCGATTTCCGCTACGGCGTTTTTGGCGATCGGCGTGGAAACGGATGGGCGTGCATTGGAGCCGCATGGGCCTGATCGCAAGCCCAGGGCCTTTGAGTTCGCGAGCGCTAAATTCGCCTGCGAAACGGCGTGGAACGGTTCCGAGCCAAAACGAAGCGTCGGCGGTATAA
- a CDS encoding transcriptional regulator, with the protein MTKKEPSRREGTTKRPAAAQSRAPAVPTAGRYAYEGLDRTIHEKARLGILTSLAAHPTGLLFGDLKDLCSLTDGNLSRHLQTLQEAGLVEVWKRFERKRPQTLCRLTEPGRRRLLAYIAELERVVADAAASVKTAAAIEHSPALRPGWLPG; encoded by the coding sequence GTGACCAAGAAAGAGCCCTCGCGTCGCGAAGGGACCACCAAAAGACCAGCTGCCGCACAAAGCCGCGCGCCGGCCGTCCCGACAGCGGGGCGCTACGCCTACGAAGGCCTCGATCGCACGATTCACGAAAAGGCCCGGCTCGGCATTTTGACCTCGTTGGCCGCACACCCGACGGGACTGTTGTTCGGCGATCTGAAAGATCTTTGCTCGCTGACCGACGGCAATCTCAGCCGCCATTTGCAAACGCTGCAAGAAGCCGGACTGGTGGAGGTTTGGAAGCGATTCGAGCGAAAGCGACCGCAAACGCTCTGCCGATTGACCGAACCGGGCCGCCGCCGGCTGTTGGCTTACATCGCCGAATTGGAACGCGTCGTCGCCGACGCGGCCGCATCGGTCAAGACCGCCGCGGCAATCGAGCACAGCCCAGCGTTGCGACCAGGATGGCTCCCCGGCTGA
- the gatB gene encoding Asp-tRNA(Asn)/Glu-tRNA(Gln) amidotransferase subunit GatB, which yields MFTTIIGLEVHVQLLTQTKLFCGCSTRFGAPPNTQTCPVCIGMPGVMPVMNRRAFELALRAAVALNCRIAPFTKWDRKNYYYPDLPKGYQISQYDLPFSSAGHLEIRDPKGRFQPREIGIIRVHLEEDAGKSMHDELAGKADSRIDLNRAGTPLLEIVSQPDLRSPLEAKTYLTELKLLLSYLGISDCNMQEGSLRVDANVNLHVPQPDGRLAKTPIVEIKNMNSFRAVERALVYEAERQLQVWQETKQEIGAVPKQTRGWDDAANVTRAQRHKEESSDYRYFPEPDLVPVTVPAGAVREIAASLGELPAALRTRLEITHGISQYDSDVLVNQGLPLVDYFVELAKLIGDGKLASNWLQQDVLRTLNERGVAIEQFPIRPAGLAELISRVLSGDLDTSRGREVFADMLVAGKSAAEVIAARGFTRVDESELIALCQEIVAANPKIVADVKGGKLQAAGNLVGQVKKRNANINPGRVREICLDLIAKL from the coding sequence GTGTTCACCACCATCATCGGTCTCGAAGTTCACGTGCAACTACTGACGCAGACGAAATTGTTCTGCGGTTGCAGCACGCGCTTCGGGGCGCCGCCCAATACGCAAACCTGCCCCGTCTGCATCGGGATGCCCGGCGTCATGCCGGTGATGAATCGCCGGGCATTCGAGCTGGCGTTGCGGGCGGCGGTCGCGCTGAATTGCCGCATCGCTCCGTTCACCAAGTGGGACCGCAAGAATTACTATTATCCCGACCTGCCCAAAGGCTATCAGATCAGCCAATACGATCTGCCGTTTTCCTCGGCAGGGCATCTGGAAATTCGCGATCCAAAGGGCCGCTTCCAGCCGCGCGAGATCGGCATCATCCGCGTGCATTTGGAAGAAGACGCCGGCAAGAGCATGCACGACGAACTGGCCGGCAAAGCCGATAGCCGCATTGATTTGAACCGCGCGGGCACGCCGCTATTGGAAATCGTGAGTCAGCCCGATCTCCGTTCGCCGCTCGAAGCCAAAACCTATCTCACCGAACTCAAGCTGCTGCTTTCGTATCTCGGCATCTCCGATTGCAACATGCAGGAAGGAAGCCTGCGGGTCGATGCGAATGTGAACCTGCATGTCCCGCAGCCCGACGGCCGGTTGGCGAAAACGCCGATCGTTGAAATCAAGAACATGAACAGCTTCCGAGCCGTCGAGCGGGCGCTCGTTTATGAAGCCGAGCGGCAACTGCAAGTCTGGCAGGAAACGAAGCAAGAAATCGGCGCCGTGCCCAAGCAAACGCGCGGCTGGGACGATGCTGCCAATGTCACGCGGGCCCAGCGGCACAAGGAAGAATCGTCGGACTATCGCTATTTCCCCGAGCCCGATCTCGTGCCCGTCACCGTACCGGCCGGGGCGGTTCGCGAAATCGCAGCTTCGCTCGGCGAGCTGCCGGCCGCGTTGCGAACGCGGCTGGAAATCACACACGGCATCAGCCAATACGATAGCGACGTGCTCGTGAACCAGGGGCTGCCACTGGTGGATTATTTCGTCGAACTAGCCAAACTGATCGGCGATGGCAAGCTGGCCAGCAATTGGCTGCAGCAAGACGTGCTGCGAACGCTCAATGAGCGCGGCGTGGCGATCGAACAATTCCCGATTCGCCCGGCCGGACTCGCAGAATTGATTTCCCGGGTACTATCGGGTGATTTGGATACGAGCCGTGGCCGCGAAGTGTTTGCCGACATGCTCGTCGCCGGCAAGAGCGCGGCGGAAGTGATCGCCGCTCGCGGTTTCACGCGCGTCGACGAAAGCGAATTGATCGCCCTCTGCCAGGAAATCGTGGCGGCAAATCCCAAGATCGTCGCCGACGTGAAAGGGGGCAAACTTCAAGCCGCCGGCAATCTCGTCGGCCAAGTCAAAAAGCGCAACGCCAACATCAACCCCGGCCGCGTGCGGGAAATCTGCCTCGACCTGATCGCGAAGCTCTAA